Genomic segment of Mauremys mutica isolate MM-2020 ecotype Southern chromosome 22, ASM2049712v1, whole genome shotgun sequence:
TATCTTTCTACCTGCCAGCTGCCTGCAGACTTAACCtgagatctgagagtcaagctgggttctttctgaCTTGTGCATCGCTGTGGAGATTTTGCCTTCAGTTACACCTATGCTGTTGCATTGGCAGAATATACCTTCACTCCAGTTGCAAAGCTAACTGTTCTACTAACGAAGTCGGCTTTGCCTCATGCATCAGCTCTCTTTGAGCTACATAGGCTCTGCTGTGCTAATGGAACCCAGAAGTAGTAAATCTGGGGGTGAGTGTCTCAAGTTGGCAGCTCAGACTCTGCATACACCCCAGAGAGCAAATCTACTCAGTGAGCAGCCACTGTTTTTCATAGTCTGGTGAACTGTATTACTATGTGTCCACTGTGTAGCTTTTAGAAATGGAGCCCTTAGGAGTCTCTCTTTTCAGTTTAATGCATATGTCTTTCCTTTCAGGGACACCAAACACGCCTCTCCAGGTCCGTGTGCTGTGCCTTACCTTGGGTTACTTTATCTTTGACCTCAGCTGGTGCATGTACTTCAAGACAGAAGGAGATCTCATGCTGTCTCATCACACGCTGAGTATTGGTGGCATGGTGCTCGTGCTGGGGCTCGGCAAGTCAGCCACCGAAATTAATGCCATTGTCTTCGTCAGCGAAATCACCAACCCGCTGTTGCAGGCCCGCTGGTTCCTGCGGGAAACCGGGCACTACTACAGCTTCATTGGGGAAGTGGTGGATTTCTCCTTTGTGGCTCTCTTTATAGTGCTGCGGATTGGGGTGGGAGGCCAGATCATGTATTCCGTGATCGTCTCGTCCAGCCCCATATGGCTACTCAAGGCTGGAGGCCTGGCTATGTACATAGTGTCCCTGGGGTTCATGATCGAAATCTGCAGCTTTGCTAGGAGAAAAGTGTTGAAAAAGTACCATGCCTGGAGGAGTGTGAGCGGTGGGGTCGTGCCCCTGAAAACCAATGGACATCTGACACCTCATTAACCTTGTGCTGAAGGGACTAATGTATCTAACCTGGCAATAAGGGACTGGGAATCCTGGCCTGGGCAGTCAAGCTCTGAGAGAGAGAACTGTTCAACACCAGCAATAATGTGAAATGGACCATTTAGTATTGGCTGTCACAAGCTGGATGAGCCGGAATCAGACGGTGCTGCAGGTGTCTAGCAAATGCTGCTGGGGAAAGGGAATCCTACAGAAGGGTGTGACAGTACTAACTTCTCCAGCGGTCTCAAAAGGGAGGCTAGAGACCACTCGAGCTGTTCAGTCTGCCCCAGGCAAACTGCACAGCCCAGGCACACTTTGTAACAACTTACTTCTCGGAGGCAGTAGGTCTGTGGGGAGTCTGATCTTCCCAGCTCTCTCAGCTGTGTGAAGTCGCTtgccctctgcctcactttcccaagCTACACAATAACATAATGCACACTTGGATGAGAGGCACTGCACGAATGCCAAGTATTTATTGTGGTTGAGCCTGGTATCTTTAGAAGCCAAGTTGTTTTTTTTGAAGGGACGGGACTGCAGTTGGGCTAATAACTGAGGCAATGTCTTTGCCCGGTTGCTTTTTGTGAAATGCCTCTTGCCCTTAGTCTTGCTTCTGCTATTGGTATTTATACTCGCACAACCCAGTTCTGGTTTTATTTGTAGCAatgtaacttcagtggagttactctggcgTTGCACTAGCAAAAGTGGGATCAGAATTGGGGCCCATCTGCTCAGTATACTGCTTTGTAGAGAGGTGTTCCTGTGGAGTGGTTCTCCTTGGCCTTCTCAGCAATGCGAGACAGTGGACTGAAGCCCACCCCTCACCCTGCTGCTAAAGGGATCCTTTCAGGGGCAGGATAATAGAGGAGAATCTTGTCCCCAGCCCATACCTGCTCTGCATATGAACCATCTCCAGAGGTGTGAAGCCAGAATCTTTCGTGAGTGCTAAAGTCACAGGAAAACCAGACACTGTTTTGCAGGTGTGACAGTTAAATGTCTGTGTGCAAGTGTGTAGGCTTCAATGCAGTGCCCCTGCCCTGGATCTGTCACAGTGGGCTCCAGGTCTCAGGGGCACGTATGTTTTAATCTCCCTGCACTTGCACTCGATTTCCCTCCGGCTTTACTGTGTGGATTGCACTATGCCAGAGACAGCAGCTCCCATTTCAGCTCTGCTGTAAAACCTCTCCTGTTGCAGCTGAGGAACGAATGGCCAGGTGTTGGCCTCAGGCTACAGAGGTTGATTTCCCTGCCTGCACTGAAATTTCATCAGGCTGGGAAGGGTGAGCCTTCCCCCTGCTCTATCAAAGCCATGGTGtcgctgctgctgggggagtTTGAAGGCAGGATGAATGACTATAGTGGGGAATACGGCTCCCGTGGTGATCAAGGGTCTTCTACCCCTCACCCCCTTATTCGGAGTCTATTGTGGCTGCCCCTCTTTGTGCTGTTATCTGCCTTGGGGttgagggtgggggaagtggtGCACGCAGGTGACTGGGGGATGGAGCATGCACATGTGTGAGAGGTGGGGCAgtgaaggagtgtgtgtgtgtggggagggagaatctcgtgggggcaggaaggaaaccTGCAGTTGCAATGAGAGATGAAAAATGAAGGGGAATTGGAAGGAAAAGCAAGAGAAGGTGCAGCCTCAAAGGTGGTTAAATATATTCTGAATGTATTACGGTTGGAAATACGAGTGGAGTCTTCAAGAAAATACACATGCAAGTCAGCCGGAGCCCTTGGCTATGCGAAGGTTGTGTGCCAGGACTAGCATGAGTTATGAACTCCTTGCCTGAGTTTGCTCCAGGCTGAAAAGATTTGTAATAAAGTGACTGTCTTTTGTAGCATAAATTTGCTGTGCACAGTCTCTCTTTAAACATGGGATGGTGGGACCCAGGACTGTTGTGACTCAAGTTGTGGTTTGCTTGCTGACCTCTCTCCTAAAGCAAATGCATTGCCTTCACCTTCTAGCTGCTGTACTCCGGAACCTCTTTGGGTCCAGGTTTGTAGGGTAGGACTTAATGGCCCAAGCATCTGTGTGACAGAGGGGTAGGAACCAAGAGCTAGCACTCTGACCACtatcctccacacacacacacaccccccacttAATTAGGCAGGAGGCTGATGAGCTAATCAGAACCATTAGCTAAAGGAGAAGAAGGAAGTGAAAGATGAAAAGGTTGGCGGGTGCAAGGGATACAGGATCTCAAGCAAGGAGACCTTTGTGTGTCATGCTCCAGAGAGTGAGCTAAAGTGTCCACTTGTAGGTTGCTGCACAAGGCTGTACTGATGAACTGGTGGAGAGGACGAACAGGTGGTTATAAAACTAGGAAGCATCCAGCCTGTTTTTGGTTGCCCAAAGGACAGAGGAGGTAGTCCTCTTACAATCAGCTTTGGGACACCTCGACTCGTTCCTCAGGGCCAATACGGTTCTTAGAGCAAGTACTATGCAGTGTGTGTATAGGTTTTGGGGGAAGTCTTAGATGAGACCTTTAAACTGAGGTTCTTGCTGGGCAGGAAAGGTCATATGGCTCTTTGCCTAAAGCAGAGGTCTTCTAAAATGACCTTGTCTAAAATTTGCTTCTTGTTCTGACTGTGCCCTGTGTTCTACTGCTGCCTTCCAACCCAGAGTTGGCTGGttttcaggaaaatgcatttggTAAAATGCTTTGGAAGGGACActcacttaacattaaaaagaggGACTATGTGAGAGGCCTTTGTGTCCCAATGCTAGCAGCCCTTTATAGTTCTACATATTCTCTTGCAGGTGTAAGGAGATTGGGAAGGGGATGGTGCATTAAGAGACTTCACCAACTCACAACTGCTGATGGATCTGATAGTTTGAAATCACTATTAAATCTGCTATTTTTTTGAGTGATTTGATCTTTAATAAAAACAAGCTTGTCCCCAGAACAATGGGATACATGGCAGATAAAACTGCAGGCTTTTTATCAAAAGGAAGTGCCCAGAAATCTTCAACTAACTCAGCTTGCAATTTGAGGGGAGCCAACTCAACACCGTTTCTCACTGTTTGACACGAAGTATCTTTGAGATTTATAAATCATGCAGCctaacaaatctagtgttctatTACTGTGCATGTTACAACCCACATGCTAATTGGTAttatgaaaaaaggaaaaaatgtagGTTGAAGGAAAGTTTACTGATGAAATGACCGGCCTGGGACTCCagaaatctgggttcaattcctggctctgccacacactTTCCATgggaccatgggcaagtcactggttctctgtgcctgagtttccccatctataaaatgagtataattaggcttggaagaaCTAGATTTGTATTGGTAAATTTCAATTTCACTGACACCACCAAAAGTGACATTTCCATCCATAATAATCAATttatagataggcaaagtaagagaaatgctgcttgagaacttttcAGAGCTTAATTTAAGGATGTTTTCTTTGTATGTTTTGAAGTGATATTGACCATTTGTGTTTTACCTGTTAAAAGCACTCATTTGTTGAATCTCCTCATCTATTAAATATTCTTcctaatttcctgcaactgtgaaaatttgatAAACAAACTTAATCATAACTTtgtacaactgtgaaaatgtaaattgatgcttaaaataaacatctgttgaaattatttttaaaaatcaaaaattaGATTCTCCCCTGCATAGGTATAAAATGTCCTGAGTCTGTCTTGTCTAGTAAGATTCTACCTGCAgcacctgggctgattgggggaccTTGATCTCAGTTGGAACCTTAACACTGCTGTATTACTGCCAGTCACAGTGCTGTTGTCTTCCTCCCTGAGTCCTCCAAAGCAATGCACTGAAACTTTCCAGGCTGTGGCTGTCACCACTGATTCTTGCAGATCAAATGTCACGATTCTGCTGGTTGGTTATAGTTTCTCAAACAGGATGTGAGCCTAGGGTCTGTACTGCCTTGCCTACTGCAGCAAAGGCTCAAGCCTGTAGAAATGGGGAAAAAGCTGTATGAGAAAAGTAAGTTGGTTCCCTTGCGGGGGAGGTTTAGTTTCATCACCCCTAAACTATGAGCTGCTTGAAGTAACAGGAGCCTCTACCTGATCTACCAGAAAGCCAAGTTTGAGTGATAGGTAATGCACGGCACCGTGCATGTGGGAACTGAGCCATGCTCTACAGCACAAACCACACCTGGCCAGCCTTAAATGTAGCGTTAGGTAAAGCTTGATAAATCTTTCTCTCGAGGCAGATGTTGGGGGACAGCtttcatctctctctccttcatgAATCTGAGAAACATACACCCTACCCTGAGGAGGATTTTGTGGGTGCAGTGATGAGCCTGAGCGGCCACTGGGTTCTTcagtgtggtttaaaaaaaatcacaacactCACCATTTTCACAACATAACACAAAGGAGACCCTTTAGTACAGCAGCCTTCATTGTCGCATCCCCTGAAGAGGCAGATGATCTACATTATACTAACTTACATTGATTGTGATAGCAtctacctcccccacccctccctgctcagGGCTCTAGGGGTATGTGGACACTGCACACCAAGACTGGGCTCCGATTTGGGTTTGAACCCAAGTCGTCCTTTCGCCACACCCAAACAggctgactcaggtcagcaagccCACAGGACCCAGGTTGaggaaggaggtggggagggcGTCAGACCCTGAGTCCTGCTGTGATGAAGGTCGAAGCCCCCTtattttgcagtgtggctgcagctaaAGCTGCAGAACTACAGCAGCAGATCTGCCTAGTGCAGTAGGGACCTGTTTGCAAGGCTGTGAGTTCCAGATGGAGCAGCTGTAAGCCTAGGTTTACGATGCAGCATAGATGGGGGCGTGGAAACACTGAGTCTGTGGCATGGATCCCACGGACAGTGTCGACACAGCCTGTGGGGCTAGGTGCTGTTCGCAGTAaaggagtccctgccccaagaactTCCAGTCAAAGCAAAGCTCTAGGTTTTATAATCACTGGATGGATCTTTGTGTTGTGCTGCCTGGATCTCTGTGGGAAGGAAAGGGGTTATGCTcagctgccccagatctgggcacGTGAAGTTGGGGTTAGGGTGTATGGCTCTCTTTCCCACTCTGGCCTCAATCGTTGGGTAAGGAACGGTGGCTGTATATTGCTTTGCTGGGATTGAACTAGCACCGTCCCTACTAACAGCTGAGGACATTgctataagaacggccatactgggtcagaccaaaggtccatctagcgcagtatcctgtcaaccaacagtggccaatgccaggtgccccagagggaatgaacagaagaagtaatcatcaagtgatccatcccctaacgcccattcccagcttctggcaaatatcAGCTATCTGAACTGATGCAGAGTTCCCCCACCGGTGAGACAGTAATGCAGCCATTCACTAGGTACAACAAGGCCCTGATTCGGAGAGGGGGTGTCTTTGGGGGTGCTAGTACTGTAATGTACATAATGCCAATATAAGTCACCTCTTCTCTGAGAGAGGCGCTGGGAGAGACTGCGGGCAAGGGCAGATGAGGGGTGGCTGTGTTTCTTGCCCCTCCCtcgccaaaaataaataaatccccccCTGTACATAGGGGTCTGGAGGGAGTTTGTTCTCccccctgcccttctgctcagctggccccgtgctgccttCCGTCCTCCCCACCAGCAGGCGACCCTAAGCCGCGATCCTCTCTGTCTGCAGccggctgccggagcctcctGCGCGGCGCTCTGTGGTTCCTGTTACCGAGAGACGCTTTGCTTACAGGGGCGGAGGAACTGAGCAGGATCCCGGCTGCGGCCTGGAGCTCTGGGCAGGTAACCTCGCCAGGCGCGCCCGGGACGCCCCAGCTCTCCGGGCCAGCGGGGGCGCACGGGCATCCCCGGGACAAGGGCGCATGGAACTCAGCTACCCAGGGGCGCACGGGGGTCCCCATCCTTATAGACCAAAGGGGGCGCACGGGGGCCCCTAGCTCTCCGGTTTAAAGGGGCGCACTGGGGTCCCCATCCCTCTAGACTAAAAGGGGTGCATGGGGGTCCCTAGCTTTCCGGCTCAAGGGAACCCATGGGGGTCCCCATCTCTCTAGACTAAAGGGGGTGCACGGGGGTCCCTCGCTCTCCAGCTCAAGAGGGCACACGGGGTCTCCATCTCTCTAGACCAAAGGGGGCTCGGGGGGCCCCTAGCTCTCCAGCTCAAGGGGGTGCACGGGGGTCCCCATCGCTCTGGACCAAGGGGGTGTATGAGGGCCCTATCCCTCTAGACTCAAACTAGATGGACAAGTCCTGCCTTGTACCACTAGAGTTGTTTTTTTCGGCCCCCCCACTAATCCCAGCTCTCTGCACCCTTTCCCTCAGCAATATCTCGGAGTGCTAGCTACCTGCCCCATTCAAAAGAAACAGGAGCACCCATTTATTCCCAAGACTTTGGATCAGACATTTGCTCCTGCTAGGGtggccagatagcaagtgtgaaaaatcgggatggggtgggggagtaataggtgcctatataagaaaaagcctccaaaatcgggactgtccctatgaaatcaggACATATGGTCACATAGCTCCTGCTAGAACAGATGGAGAGACAAAAACTGTGAACTCTACTTC
This window contains:
- the LOC123354973 gene encoding TLC domain-containing protein 5-like isoform X1 yields the protein MRMMLSVIFQVTCSLTAWLSLYAGFCYWNKHHTYEWSCRLVTLMHGIIVTCLSGYVALIDGPWPLTHAGTPNTPLQVRVLCLTLGYFIFDLSWCMYFKTEGDLMLSHHTLSIGGMVLVLGLGKSATEINAIVFVSEITNPLLQARWFLRETGHYYSFIGEVVDFSFVALFIVLRIGVGGQIMYSVIVSSSPIWLLKAGGLAMYIVSLGFMIEICSFARRKVLKKYHAWRSVSGGVVPLKTNGHLTPH
- the LOC123354973 gene encoding TLC domain-containing protein 5-like isoform X2 produces the protein MMLSVIFQVTCSLTAWLSLYAGFCYWNKHHTYEWSCRLVTLMHGIIVTCLSGYVALIDGPWPLTHAGTPNTPLQVRVLCLTLGYFIFDLSWCMYFKTEGDLMLSHHTLSIGGMVLVLGLGKSATEINAIVFVSEITNPLLQARWFLRETGHYYSFIGEVVDFSFVALFIVLRIGVGGQIMYSVIVSSSPIWLLKAGGLAMYIVSLGFMIEICSFARRKVLKKYHAWRSVSGGVVPLKTNGHLTPH